A segment of the bacterium genome:
ACGGCAAGTTCGGCGACATATTCCCCGAGCCGAAGGCCCTGTTCACTCCGACGCCCAAAGTGCCGGGCCTCGATGGGCGCAAGATGTCCAAGTCCTACGGCAACGCGATCGACCTGGCCGATACTCCCGACGAGATCAGGCTCAAGTGCAAGAGCATGTTCACCGATCCGACTCGGTTGCGCCGGACCGACCCGGGGCACCCCGACACCTGCAACCTCTTCGAGTTCCATGAGCTGGTCTCGACGCCGGAGGTCAAGCAACGGGTTCTGCGAGAGTGTCCGCTGGCGCAGATCGGCTGTGTCGACGACAAGGCACTGATCGCCGATCAGCTGATCGCCTTCCTGGAGCCGATTCGCCGCCGGCGGGAAGAGCTCGCCGCAGACAAGGGCGAGCTCCTCAATATCTTGAAGAAGGGGAGCGACAGGGCTCGGGAAAGAGCGGCGGAGACCATGGCCAGAGTCCGTGAAGGCATGAAACTGGACTACGACCGCCTCGAGCCGAAGGCGGTTGCCGAGTGACTCCGGCCGGCGCTCTCCCCGCAGACTGGCGGGTCAAGTTGCCGGCCTTTG
Coding sequences within it:
- the trpS gene encoding tryptophan--tRNA ligase, with translation MQEKVVLSGNRATGRLHLGNYFGAVKNWVDLQGKYRCYYFIADWHALTTDYDDTTQVAENSLEVLADWLAAGLDPERSVIFLQSFVPEHAELHLLLSMMTPLGWLERVPTYKDQIRELKKRDLSTYGFLGYPVLQTADILLYRADFVPVGEDQASHLELSREITRRFNGKFGDIFPEPKALFTPTPKVPGLDGRKMSKSYGNAIDLADTPDEIRLKCKSMFTDPTRLRRTDPGHPDTCNLFEFHELVSTPEVKQRVLRECPLAQIGCVDDKALIADQLIAFLEPIRRRREELAADKGELLNILKKGSDRARERAAETMARVREGMKLDYDRLEPKAVAE